A single region of the Streptomyces sp. NBC_01262 genome encodes:
- the katG gene encoding catalase/peroxidase HPI, giving the protein MSENHDAIVTDAKTEGGGGCPVVHGRAAHPTQGGGNRQWWPERLNLKILAKNPAVANPLGEEFDYAEAFKTLDLPAVKQDIAEVLTDSKDWWPADFGHYGPFMIRMAWHSAGTYRISDGRGGGGAGQQRFAPLNSWPDNGNLDKARRLLWPVKKKYGQSLSWADLMILAGNVALESMGFETFGFGGGRADVWEPDEDVYWGPEKVWLDDERYTGDRELENPLGAVQMGLIYVNPEGPNGNPDPLAAARDIRETFRRMAMNDEETVALIAGGHTFGKTHGAGPAESVGVEPEGAPIEAQGLGWKSTYGSGKGGDAITSGLEVTWTQTPTQWSNNFFQNLFGYEWELTQSPAGANQWVAKDGAGAGTIPDAHDASKTKAPTMLTTDLSLRFDPAYEQISRRFFENPDQFADAFARAWFKLTHRDLGPVVRYLGPEVPSETLLWQDPLPAVTHELVGAEDIAALKAQILASGLSVSELVSTTWAATSSFRGSDKRGGANGARIRLQPQAGWDVNEPDQLATVLRKLETIQQSFNAGGKQVSLADLIVLAGAAGVEKAAKDAGFDVEVPFTPGRVDASQDQTDVESFAALEPTADGFRNYLGKGNRLPAEYLLIDKANLLNLSAPELTVLVGGLRVLGANHGDTKLGVLTTTPGSLTNDFFVNLLDLGTTWTPTSEDQNTFEGRDDATGEVKWTGTRADLVFGSNSELRALAEVYASDDAKEKFVNDFVAAWVKVSNLDRFDLV; this is encoded by the coding sequence ATGTCCGAGAACCATGACGCAATCGTCACCGACGCGAAGACGGAGGGTGGAGGTGGCTGCCCCGTCGTGCACGGGCGCGCCGCGCACCCGACGCAGGGCGGCGGAAACCGCCAGTGGTGGCCGGAGCGGCTCAACCTGAAGATCCTCGCCAAGAACCCCGCGGTGGCCAACCCGCTCGGTGAGGAGTTCGACTACGCCGAGGCGTTCAAGACCCTCGACCTCCCGGCGGTCAAGCAGGACATCGCCGAGGTCCTGACGGACTCCAAGGACTGGTGGCCGGCCGACTTCGGCCACTACGGCCCGTTCATGATCCGTATGGCGTGGCACAGCGCGGGCACCTACCGGATCAGCGACGGCCGCGGCGGCGGCGGGGCCGGCCAGCAGCGCTTCGCCCCCCTCAACAGCTGGCCGGACAACGGCAACCTCGACAAGGCCCGCCGTCTGCTGTGGCCGGTCAAGAAGAAGTACGGCCAGAGCCTGTCGTGGGCCGACCTCATGATCCTCGCGGGCAACGTCGCGCTGGAGTCCATGGGCTTCGAGACCTTCGGCTTCGGCGGCGGCCGCGCCGACGTGTGGGAGCCCGACGAGGACGTCTACTGGGGTCCCGAGAAGGTCTGGCTGGACGACGAGCGCTACACCGGTGACCGCGAGCTGGAGAACCCCCTCGGCGCGGTCCAGATGGGCCTCATCTACGTCAACCCCGAGGGCCCCAACGGCAACCCGGACCCGCTGGCCGCGGCCCGCGACATCCGTGAGACGTTCCGCCGCATGGCGATGAACGACGAGGAGACGGTCGCCCTCATCGCGGGCGGTCACACCTTCGGCAAGACCCACGGCGCGGGCCCGGCGGAGAGCGTCGGCGTCGAGCCCGAGGGCGCCCCGATCGAGGCCCAGGGCCTCGGCTGGAAGAGCACCTACGGCTCCGGCAAGGGCGGCGACGCGATCACCAGTGGCCTTGAGGTCACCTGGACGCAGACCCCGACCCAGTGGAGCAACAACTTCTTCCAGAACCTCTTCGGCTACGAGTGGGAGCTCACGCAGAGCCCCGCCGGCGCCAACCAGTGGGTCGCGAAGGACGGCGCCGGCGCGGGCACCATCCCCGACGCCCACGACGCGTCGAAGACCAAGGCCCCCACGATGCTGACGACGGACCTGTCGCTGCGCTTCGACCCGGCCTACGAGCAGATCTCGCGGCGCTTCTTCGAGAACCCGGACCAGTTCGCGGACGCCTTCGCCCGCGCGTGGTTCAAGCTGACCCACCGCGACCTGGGCCCGGTCGTGCGCTACCTCGGCCCCGAGGTCCCGTCCGAGACGCTGCTGTGGCAGGACCCGCTCCCCGCGGTGACGCACGAGCTCGTCGGCGCCGAGGACATCGCCGCGCTCAAGGCGCAGATCCTCGCCTCGGGCCTGTCGGTGTCCGAGCTGGTGTCCACCACGTGGGCGGCCACCTCGTCCTTCCGCGGCAGCGACAAGCGCGGCGGCGCCAACGGCGCCCGCATCCGCCTGCAGCCGCAGGCCGGGTGGGACGTCAACGAGCCCGACCAGCTGGCGACCGTGCTGCGGAAGCTGGAGACCATCCAGCAGTCCTTCAACGCCGGCGGCAAGCAGGTCTCGCTGGCCGACCTGATCGTGCTCGCCGGTGCGGCGGGCGTCGAGAAGGCCGCCAAGGACGCCGGTTTCGACGTCGAGGTGCCCTTCACGCCGGGCCGCGTGGACGCCTCGCAGGACCAGACCGACGTGGAGTCCTTCGCCGCGCTGGAGCCGACCGCCGACGGGTTCCGCAACTACCTCGGCAAGGGCAACCGCCTTCCGGCCGAGTACCTGCTGATCGACAAGGCGAACCTGCTCAACCTGAGCGCCCCCGAGCTGACGGTCCTCGTCGGCGGCCTGCGCGTCCTGGGCGCGAACCACGGGGACACCAAGCTCGGCGTCCTCACCACGACCCCCGGGTCCCTGACCAACGACTTCTTCGTCAACCTGCTCGACCTGGGCACGACGTGGACGCCGACGTCCGAGGACCAGAACACCTTCGAGGGCCGCGACGACGCCACGGGCGAGGTGAAGTGGACCGGCACCCGTGCCGACCTCGTCTTCGGCTCGAACTCCGAGCTGCGCGCGCTCGCGGAGGTCTACGCGAGCGATGACGCGAAGGAGAAGTTCGTGAACGACTTCGTCGCGGCGTGGGTCAAGGTCTCCAACCTCGACCGGTTCGACCTCGTCTGA
- a CDS encoding Fur family transcriptional regulator: MSDLLERLRGRGWRMTSQRRVVAEVLDGDHVHLTADEVHARAAQRLPEISRATVYNTLGELVSLGEVIEVATDGRAKRYDPNAHHPHQHLVCSNCGTIRDVHPTGNPLADLPAEERFGFAVSEVEVTYRGLCPSCA; this comes from the coding sequence ATGAGTGACCTGCTGGAGCGACTTAGAGGGCGTGGCTGGCGGATGACCTCCCAGCGACGCGTCGTTGCGGAGGTCCTCGACGGCGACCACGTGCACCTCACGGCCGACGAGGTGCACGCCCGCGCGGCACAGCGGCTGCCCGAGATCTCCCGGGCGACCGTCTACAACACCCTGGGCGAGCTGGTCTCCCTCGGCGAGGTCATAGAAGTCGCCACCGACGGCCGCGCCAAGCGCTACGACCCCAACGCCCACCACCCGCACCAGCACCTGGTGTGCTCCAACTGCGGCACCATCCGCGATGTCCACCCCACCGGCAATCCGCTGGCCGACCTCCCGGCCGAGGAGCGGTTCGGCTTCGCCGTGTCCGAGGTCGAGGTCACCTACCGCGGGCTGTGCCCCTCCTGCGCCTAG
- a CDS encoding LacI family DNA-binding transcriptional regulator: MADAPLPRPTDRAKLADVAALAGVSVGTASKALNGGGRMRPETRLRVLAAVEALDFRPNQHAQSLHTGRSWTVGLMTTDGIGRFSTPVLLGAEDALGAGKISVLLCDTRGDAIREQHHLRNLMDRRVDGIIVTGRRTDPRPPLTGIAPIPTVYALSPSADPVDTSVVSDDRGGAHLAVEHLLATGRTRIAHVTGPAHHAAARDRARHTVELLESSSLRLATGRVHFGEWSEAWGRHAAEAVLRTAPDTDAFFCGNDQIARGVADTLRERGVNVPASIAIVGYDNWDTMALACRPPLTTIDRDLTEIGRMAALRLLDAINADPVPGLHTVPCRLVVRESA; this comes from the coding sequence GTGGCCGATGCTCCACTTCCCCGCCCCACCGACCGGGCGAAGCTCGCCGATGTCGCCGCCCTGGCGGGCGTCAGCGTGGGGACGGCCTCGAAGGCCCTGAACGGCGGCGGCCGGATGCGGCCCGAGACCCGTCTGCGGGTTTTGGCGGCGGTGGAGGCACTGGACTTCCGGCCCAACCAGCACGCGCAGAGCCTGCACACCGGCCGCAGCTGGACGGTCGGGCTGATGACCACGGACGGCATCGGCCGCTTCAGCACCCCCGTACTGCTCGGCGCGGAGGACGCCCTCGGGGCCGGGAAGATCTCCGTACTGCTCTGCGACACCCGCGGCGACGCCATCCGCGAGCAGCACCATCTGCGCAACCTCATGGACCGGCGGGTGGACGGCATCATCGTCACCGGCCGCCGCACCGACCCCCGGCCCCCGCTGACCGGCATCGCGCCGATCCCCACCGTCTACGCGCTCTCCCCCTCGGCCGACCCCGTCGACACCTCGGTGGTCTCCGACGACCGGGGCGGCGCCCATCTCGCCGTCGAGCACCTGCTCGCCACCGGGCGCACCCGGATCGCACACGTCACCGGTCCCGCGCACCACGCCGCGGCCCGTGACCGCGCCCGCCACACGGTCGAGCTGCTGGAGAGCTCGTCACTGCGCCTGGCGACCGGCCGCGTCCACTTCGGCGAGTGGAGCGAGGCCTGGGGACGCCACGCGGCCGAGGCGGTGCTGCGGACCGCGCCGGACACCGACGCCTTCTTCTGCGGCAACGACCAGATCGCCCGGGGCGTGGCGGACACCCTGCGGGAACGGGGCGTGAACGTCCCCGCCTCGATCGCGATCGTCGGCTACGACAACTGGGACACCATGGCCCTGGCCTGCCGGCCGCCCCTCACCACGATCGACCGCGACCTCACCGAGATCGGCCGCATGGCGGCGCTGCGCCTGCTGGACGCCATCAACGCCGACCCGGTGCCCGGCCTGCACACCGTCCCGTGCCGCCTCGTGGTCCGCGAGTCCGCCTGA
- a CDS encoding glycoside hydrolase family 127 protein, with protein MPRTRLALPATGPVRLGPDAHAALLPATAEVRSGFWHARREANASTSIPQGPGLLESAGNLHNLRLAAGTAEGEFRGAYPFVDTDVYKWLEAASWQLAQWAPGEGGPQAGRLAADVERIIALVAGAQCGDGYLNTWFQLVKGGERYRDLRWGHELYCAGHLIQAAVAHHRATGRDELLEVARRFADHIDTVFGPPGSGKPIDGVDGHPEIETALVELYRETGEQRYLDLAGYFVGRYGHGLLGGDAYCQDRVPLREAENVEGHAVRQLYLLAGATDLATETGEAELRAATERLWQAMTTTKTHITGGLGAHHDKEDFGDPFELPNERAYCETCAAIASIQWSWRLALLTGQARYSDLIERTLFNGFLAGVSLDGESWLYVNPLQVRDGHTDPGGDQSARRTRWFRCACCPPNVMRLLAGLEHYLATSDGTGLQIHQYVTGDYTADGITVRCETDYPWHGTIAVTVEETPVDHPWTLSLRIPQWCRLGPGGEFRVRCGERTYDAPVTDGWLRLERTWAPGDRIVLELPLEPRLTAADPRVDAVRGCVAIERGPLVYCLEGVDHPGGGLDDIVVDATRPLAVKHRPDLLGGVTTIVAAGRRRHLPDAGWWPYGPAADAPHSDGEPLELTAIPYYAWANRQDGSMRVWLPTS; from the coding sequence ATGCCCCGTACACGCCTCGCCCTGCCCGCCACGGGTCCGGTCCGACTCGGCCCGGACGCCCACGCCGCGCTGCTCCCCGCCACCGCCGAGGTGCGGTCCGGCTTCTGGCACGCCCGCCGCGAGGCCAACGCGAGCACCTCCATCCCGCAGGGCCCCGGGCTGCTGGAGTCCGCGGGGAATCTGCACAACCTGCGGCTGGCGGCGGGCACGGCCGAGGGCGAGTTCCGGGGTGCGTACCCGTTCGTCGACACCGACGTCTACAAGTGGCTGGAGGCCGCCTCCTGGCAGCTCGCCCAGTGGGCGCCGGGGGAGGGCGGCCCCCAGGCCGGCCGGCTCGCCGCCGACGTGGAGCGGATCATCGCCCTGGTCGCCGGAGCCCAGTGCGGCGACGGCTACCTGAACACCTGGTTCCAGCTGGTCAAGGGCGGCGAGCGCTACCGGGACCTGCGCTGGGGCCACGAGCTGTACTGCGCGGGACACTTGATCCAGGCGGCCGTCGCCCACCACCGGGCCACCGGACGCGACGAACTGCTCGAGGTGGCCCGCCGCTTCGCCGACCACATCGACACGGTGTTCGGCCCGCCCGGCAGCGGAAAGCCCATCGACGGCGTCGACGGCCACCCCGAGATCGAGACCGCCCTGGTCGAGCTGTACCGGGAGACCGGCGAGCAGCGCTATCTGGATCTGGCGGGCTACTTCGTCGGCCGCTACGGCCACGGTCTGCTCGGCGGCGACGCGTACTGCCAGGACCGGGTGCCGCTGCGCGAGGCCGAGAACGTCGAAGGCCACGCGGTGCGCCAGCTGTACCTGCTGGCCGGCGCGACCGACCTGGCCACCGAGACCGGCGAGGCCGAACTGCGCGCCGCCACCGAGCGGTTGTGGCAGGCCATGACCACCACCAAGACCCACATCACCGGCGGGCTGGGCGCCCACCACGACAAGGAGGACTTCGGCGACCCCTTCGAACTGCCCAACGAACGGGCCTACTGCGAGACCTGCGCCGCCATCGCCTCCATCCAGTGGAGCTGGCGCCTCGCCCTGCTCACCGGGCAGGCCCGCTACAGCGACCTGATCGAGCGCACCCTGTTCAACGGCTTCCTCGCCGGCGTCTCCCTGGACGGCGAGAGCTGGCTCTACGTCAACCCCCTCCAGGTCCGCGACGGCCACACCGATCCCGGCGGCGACCAGTCCGCCCGCCGTACCCGCTGGTTCCGCTGCGCCTGCTGCCCGCCCAACGTCATGCGGCTGCTGGCCGGCCTGGAGCACTACCTCGCCACGAGCGACGGCACCGGCCTGCAGATCCACCAGTACGTCACCGGCGACTACACCGCCGACGGGATCACCGTCCGCTGCGAGACCGACTACCCCTGGCACGGCACGATCGCCGTCACGGTCGAGGAGACACCGGTCGATCACCCCTGGACCCTTTCCCTCCGTATCCCTCAGTGGTGCCGGCTCGGCCCCGGCGGCGAGTTCCGGGTGCGGTGCGGGGAGCGGACCTATGACGCCCCCGTGACCGACGGCTGGCTACGGCTGGAGCGGACCTGGGCCCCCGGTGACCGGATCGTCCTGGAGCTGCCCCTCGAACCCCGCCTCACCGCCGCCGACCCCCGGGTGGACGCGGTACGCGGCTGCGTGGCGATCGAGCGCGGGCCGCTCGTCTACTGCCTGGAGGGGGTCGACCACCCGGGCGGCGGCCTGGACGACATCGTGGTCGACGCCACGCGTCCACTCGCCGTGAAGCACCGCCCCGACCTGCTCGGCGGCGTCACCACAATCGTGGCGGCCGGCCGTCGCCGGCACCTCCCCGACGCGGGCTGGTGGCCGTACGGCCCCGCAGCCGATGCCCCGCACAGCGACGGCGAACCCCTCGAACTCACCGCCATCCCCTACTACGCGTGGGCCAACCGTCAGGACGGCAGCATGCGTGTCTGGCTGCCCACCTCCTGA
- a CDS encoding sugar ABC transporter substrate-binding protein produces MRHTRRTVLAAAVVAGALASVSACGGSGSGSSTASSGSSATYAFWDPYPQFDATSDWGKAVAACGKQAGVTVKRTGYDTSDLGNKALLAAQQGNAPDVMLVDNPVVSTLVEAGILNKTSDIGLDTTSIQKNIIGAGTVDGAAYGVPIGANTLALYYNADLLKAAKVDPAAVKDWASLTAALKKVKAAGKKGITFSAIGTEEGSFQFLPWFWGAGGDLTKLDAAQGVKALSLWKGWVADGLAPNDVLTNTQTTSWQEFATGTYAFGENGTWQLGNAQKAGFKYGVISIPAENGGAAPVPTGGEFVTVPVQKDSSRYEVSKKIVTCLTSAKNLLATDTTLSYVAPTAAVQSEQVANNPLLKPWVSAVAAARGRTSGGLGVKYPVISEQLWAAVQGALSGGKTPQSALAAAQDAAAK; encoded by the coding sequence GTGAGACACACCCGTCGTACCGTCCTCGCCGCCGCTGTCGTCGCCGGCGCCCTCGCCTCCGTATCCGCCTGCGGTGGCAGCGGTTCCGGCTCCTCCACCGCCTCGTCCGGCTCGTCCGCCACCTACGCCTTCTGGGACCCGTACCCGCAGTTCGACGCCACCTCCGACTGGGGCAAGGCCGTCGCCGCATGCGGCAAGCAGGCCGGCGTCACCGTCAAGCGCACCGGCTACGACACCTCGGACCTGGGCAACAAGGCCCTGCTCGCCGCCCAGCAGGGCAACGCGCCCGACGTGATGCTGGTCGACAACCCGGTCGTCTCGACACTGGTCGAGGCCGGAATCCTCAACAAGACCAGTGACATCGGCCTGGACACGACATCCATACAGAAGAACATCATCGGCGCCGGAACGGTCGACGGAGCCGCCTACGGCGTACCGATCGGGGCGAACACCCTGGCCCTGTACTACAACGCGGACCTGCTGAAGGCGGCCAAGGTCGACCCCGCCGCCGTCAAGGACTGGGCTTCCCTGACCGCCGCCCTGAAGAAGGTCAAGGCGGCCGGTAAGAAGGGCATCACCTTCTCCGCGATCGGCACCGAGGAGGGCAGCTTCCAGTTCCTGCCCTGGTTCTGGGGCGCCGGCGGCGACCTCACCAAGCTCGACGCCGCCCAGGGCGTCAAGGCCCTGTCGCTGTGGAAGGGCTGGGTCGCCGACGGCCTGGCGCCCAACGACGTGCTGACCAACACCCAGACCACCAGCTGGCAGGAGTTCGCCACCGGCACGTACGCCTTCGGCGAGAACGGCACCTGGCAGCTCGGCAACGCGCAGAAGGCGGGCTTCAAGTACGGCGTCATCAGCATCCCCGCCGAGAACGGCGGCGCCGCGCCGGTGCCCACCGGCGGCGAGTTCGTCACCGTACCCGTGCAGAAGGACAGCTCCCGCTACGAGGTCAGCAAGAAGATCGTCACCTGCCTGACCAGCGCCAAGAACCTGCTGGCCACCGACACCACGCTCTCCTACGTGGCCCCCACCGCGGCCGTGCAGAGCGAGCAGGTCGCGAACAACCCGCTGCTGAAGCCGTGGGTGTCGGCCGTGGCCGCGGCGCGCGGCCGCACCAGCGGCGGGCTGGGCGTCAAGTACCCCGTCATCTCCGAGCAGCTGTGGGCCGCGGTGCAGGGCGCGCTGTCCGGCGGGAAGACCCCGCAGTCCGCTCTCGCCGCCGCGCAGGACGCGGCCGCGAAGTAG
- a CDS encoding carbohydrate ABC transporter permease, which yields MTTAHAAPVRRSEAVSGSADAGRRHRRRSQLTAWAFIAPLTAYLGAFYVYPLYRNLDLSLRHYTVRSFVDNDAPFSGWDNFSQVLNDPAFGPALRNTMVFTLVSILFQYTAGLALAVFFNRSFPLSGTLRALFLIPWLLPLIVSASTWSWMFNSESGVINYFLHVIGVGPVNWLTSPDQALTSVIIANIWIGIPFNLVILYSGLQNIPTELYEAAALDGANRWQQFRRITFPLLRPVSAITVLLGLIYTLKVFDLIWIMTKGGPGDASSTLSTWSYRLGFGSLLPQFGPGAAVGNLLILIALVFGLLYIRVQRRQEP from the coding sequence ATGACCACTGCCCACGCCGCCCCAGTTCGGCGCTCCGAGGCTGTGTCCGGCAGTGCCGACGCCGGGCGCAGGCACCGCCGCAGGAGCCAGCTGACCGCCTGGGCGTTCATTGCCCCGCTCACCGCGTACCTGGGCGCCTTCTACGTCTATCCGCTCTACCGCAACCTCGATCTGAGCCTGCGTCACTACACGGTGCGCTCGTTCGTCGACAACGACGCGCCCTTCTCAGGCTGGGACAACTTCTCGCAGGTTCTGAACGACCCCGCCTTCGGGCCCGCGCTGCGCAACACGATGGTCTTCACCCTGGTGTCGATCCTCTTCCAGTACACCGCCGGCCTGGCGCTGGCGGTGTTCTTCAACCGCAGCTTCCCGCTCTCGGGCACCCTCAGGGCGTTGTTCCTCATCCCGTGGCTGCTGCCGCTGATCGTCTCCGCGTCGACGTGGTCGTGGATGTTCAACAGCGAGTCCGGGGTGATCAACTACTTCCTGCACGTGATCGGCGTCGGCCCGGTCAACTGGCTCACCTCACCGGACCAGGCGCTGACCTCCGTCATCATCGCCAACATCTGGATCGGCATCCCGTTCAACCTGGTGATCCTCTACAGCGGCCTGCAGAACATACCCACCGAGCTGTACGAGGCCGCCGCGCTGGACGGCGCGAACCGATGGCAGCAGTTCCGGCGGATCACCTTCCCGCTGCTCCGGCCGGTCTCCGCCATCACCGTGCTGCTCGGCCTCATCTACACGCTCAAGGTCTTCGACCTGATCTGGATCATGACCAAGGGCGGCCCTGGCGACGCCTCGTCCACCCTGTCGACCTGGTCCTACCGGCTCGGATTCGGCTCCCTGCTGCCGCAGTTCGGCCCCGGCGCGGCGGTCGGCAACCTCCTCATCCTCATCGCCCTCGTCTTCGGACTGCTCTACATCCGAGTCCAGAGAAGGCAGGAACCGTGA
- a CDS encoding carbohydrate ABC transporter permease has translation MLFPVYWMLNVSLTPQQDMRKSPPDLLPLHPTFEGYRAVLHDQLPYLTTSLLIGLGTVAVTLVLSAPAGFALAKLRPRGGGVLGMALLIAQMIPGIVMAMGFYAVFLGGGLLNTWWGLIIADSTIAVPFAVMIFTAFMSGIPDELIAAARIDGAGTWRTFWSVVLPVSRNAAVTVSLFGFLWAWSDFVFANTLDGGGELRPITLGIYHYIGNNNQEWNAIMATAVVASLPAAALLVLAQRYVAAGVTAGAVKD, from the coding sequence ATGCTGTTCCCGGTGTACTGGATGCTGAACGTGTCCCTCACCCCGCAGCAGGACATGCGCAAGAGCCCGCCCGACCTCCTCCCGCTGCACCCGACCTTCGAGGGCTACCGGGCCGTACTCCACGACCAACTGCCCTACCTGACCACCAGCCTGCTGATCGGCCTGGGCACCGTCGCGGTCACTCTCGTCCTCTCCGCCCCGGCCGGCTTCGCCCTCGCCAAGCTCCGCCCTCGCGGTGGCGGCGTACTCGGCATGGCCCTGCTGATCGCGCAGATGATCCCCGGCATCGTCATGGCCATGGGCTTCTACGCCGTCTTCCTGGGCGGCGGCCTGCTGAACACCTGGTGGGGCCTGATCATCGCCGACTCAACCATCGCCGTCCCCTTCGCCGTCATGATCTTCACCGCGTTCATGTCCGGCATCCCCGACGAACTCATCGCCGCCGCCCGCATCGACGGCGCCGGCACCTGGCGCACTTTCTGGTCAGTCGTCCTGCCGGTGAGCCGCAACGCGGCGGTCACCGTCTCGCTCTTCGGTTTCCTGTGGGCCTGGTCCGACTTCGTCTTCGCCAACACCCTCGACGGCGGCGGCGAGCTGCGCCCCATCACGCTCGGCATCTACCACTACATCGGCAACAACAACCAGGAATGGAACGCCATCATGGCGACCGCCGTCGTCGCCTCCCTGCCCGCCGCGGCCCTGCTCGTCCTCGCGCAGCGCTATGTCGCCGCCGGCGTGACCGCGGGCGCGGTCAAGGACTGA
- a CDS encoding RICIN domain-containing protein, with the protein MKSHLKPLPRTAAVLAAVLAAASVLTGAPAQAAPTASTTLVVNAAQTLRSVTHVATGSLYGLATASTPADSLVQPLKPNTFVQMAPGGSQLPNGEPSPAGDALVVASKAAGAGAKVVVRMPDWYPAFPYGWVSWSNWLSAVDTQVASVKSSGATNISAYELWNEPDWTWDTANAGAFDAGWTRTYNEVRSKDSSTPIQGPSYSAWNLSWMTTFLTDAKAAGTVPDIIAWHELQGSSGIAAHVAAYRSLETSLGISPRPIAIEEYAEPSEMGIPGALIGYVAKFERTGVHDAELAFWNHYGTLGDTLTDTGGSPNGSYWMYKWYGDMSGNMLTTTPPAQTGIDGIASLNGAGNQISVIAGGGAGSNAITVNGLSSLAAFGSTVHVKLEYTPNTGRTTASSGPITISDADYTVSGGSITVPVTMNASDGYHLVVTPTGTSTSLAGRYQITNKNSGLALDTLNAATAQGTSVVQATSTTGTDQNWTLTAAGSGLYKIVNQKSGLLLGINAMSTSDGGTALIWGDNGTADHLWQLIPAGSGYYKIANYNSGLLLGVNGMSTASGAQVLQWDDNGTADHLWKLTAR; encoded by the coding sequence ATGAAGTCCCACCTGAAACCCCTGCCCCGTACCGCCGCCGTCCTGGCGGCCGTCCTTGCCGCGGCGAGCGTCCTCACCGGCGCCCCGGCCCAGGCGGCCCCCACCGCGTCCACGACCCTGGTCGTCAACGCCGCGCAGACCCTGCGGTCCGTCACGCATGTCGCCACCGGCAGCCTCTACGGTCTGGCGACCGCGAGCACCCCGGCCGACAGCCTCGTCCAGCCGCTGAAGCCGAACACCTTCGTCCAGATGGCCCCGGGCGGCAGCCAGCTGCCCAACGGCGAGCCCAGCCCCGCCGGTGACGCCCTGGTCGTCGCCTCCAAGGCCGCGGGCGCCGGGGCCAAGGTCGTCGTACGGATGCCCGACTGGTATCCCGCCTTCCCGTACGGGTGGGTCAGCTGGAGCAACTGGCTGTCCGCTGTCGACACCCAGGTCGCCTCGGTGAAGTCCTCCGGCGCGACCAACATCAGCGCTTACGAGCTGTGGAACGAGCCCGACTGGACCTGGGACACCGCCAACGCCGGTGCCTTCGACGCCGGCTGGACCCGCACGTACAACGAGGTGCGCTCCAAGGACTCCAGCACGCCCATCCAGGGCCCCAGCTACTCGGCGTGGAACCTGAGCTGGATGACCACGTTCCTCACCGACGCCAAGGCCGCCGGTACCGTCCCCGACATCATCGCCTGGCATGAGCTCCAGGGCAGCTCGGGCATCGCCGCGCATGTCGCCGCGTACCGCTCCCTGGAGACGAGTCTGGGAATCAGCCCGCGGCCGATCGCCATCGAGGAGTACGCCGAGCCGAGCGAGATGGGCATACCGGGCGCCCTCATCGGCTATGTCGCCAAGTTCGAGCGGACGGGCGTCCATGACGCCGAACTCGCCTTCTGGAACCACTACGGGACGCTTGGCGACACCCTGACCGACACCGGCGGATCGCCCAACGGTTCCTACTGGATGTACAAGTGGTACGGCGACATGTCCGGGAACATGCTCACCACCACACCCCCCGCGCAGACGGGCATCGACGGCATCGCCTCGCTCAACGGCGCGGGCAACCAGATCAGCGTGATCGCGGGCGGCGGTGCCGGATCCAACGCGATCACCGTCAACGGCCTGTCCTCGCTGGCGGCCTTCGGCAGCACCGTGCACGTCAAGCTGGAGTACACCCCCAACACCGGCCGCACCACGGCCTCCTCCGGTCCGATCACCATCTCGGACGCCGACTACACGGTCAGCGGCGGCTCCATCACCGTCCCCGTCACGATGAACGCCTCGGACGGCTACCACCTGGTCGTCACCCCCACCGGCACCTCCACCTCGCTGGCCGGGCGCTACCAGATCACCAACAAGAACAGCGGCCTCGCCCTGGACACCCTCAACGCCGCCACCGCGCAGGGCACCTCCGTCGTCCAGGCCACCTCGACCACCGGCACCGACCAGAACTGGACCCTGACGGCCGCGGGCTCGGGCCTCTACAAGATCGTCAACCAGAAGAGCGGCCTGCTGCTCGGCATCAACGCCATGAGCACCAGCGACGGCGGCACCGCCCTGATCTGGGGGGACAACGGCACCGCCGACCACCTCTGGCAGCTCATCCCGGCAGGCAGCGGGTACTACAAGATCGCCAACTACAACAGCGGTCTCCTGCTCGGCGTCAACGGCATGAGCACCGCCTCCGGCGCCCAGGTCCTCCAGTGGGACGACAACGGCACCGCCGACCACCTGTGGAAGCTCACCGCGAGGTGA